The Ipomoea triloba cultivar NCNSP0323 chromosome 4, ASM357664v1 DNA segment CTGTTTTTCTGGGTGATGATAGATGTCATAATATCGTGGGTACCCATTTGATCATTCAGTCCTCCGTTCCTATGGCTAGGTCAACTTATGAGACAGGAATTGTGGCCGAAGCCCGGACCCTACTTCTGGGCTGTCAATGATAAATTAGTTGTGAACTTGGGTATAATATATGGAATGTATCCTTAGACTGATCTAGAAATTGTGTATGTTGGCTTACTGAACTACAAAAGGTTGTTGTTTCTTGAAATTCTTGGTCCCTTACAGATATGTATAAAATCATGAATTGCTGTATATTACCCATTCTTTGCATTATGGAGAAAGACCTGTATTGATAAGTGGGGATTAAATGCAATAGAACACCATCAGTTGCGGCATTTATGAGTGTGTTTAATGTACtcaaaattgaattcatatagTGTGGCTGGACGATACTGAAAAATAGGCTTTTCTGAAAAGCTTTAACTACAAAGCTTATTAAAAATGGCGTTTTAAAACTTCGTGAATAAGGATTACAGAGGATCAAGTTAGATAATATTTCAAGACATTAACTATgttcactttaaaaaaatttatttatcgATCTTCCACCAAAGCACAAGGACCAAATGACTGTTGCTGCTAGACTTCTCCTGTTTACATCTCTCCTGCAACCAACTCAGTCAGCCACGGCGCAACCTCAGTGTCTAGGCAGCACAAAGCAACAAGCGATGAGGAAGCCCGCACCTGCATCCCAAAAGGGCGCCTACACACTTTCCTGTGGCTCACCTTGCTGACAGCGCAGGAAAGTAATCACTTTTGTTGATTATTCTACCTCAAGTCCTTATATAGAGCTTTGCTACCGACTCCTTTTTTAAAGAGGCGCGGTAAAACCGTGCGTCAACTCTCTTTTTTGACCACCAATTTACCTCAAATTTCTTTCAACTTTTTCACTTGACTcattttcaaggaggcacggtaaAACTGAGCACCAACTTCTTTTTTTGACCAGGACTACCTCAAATACATTCTAACATTTTTActgactcctttttcaaggaggtGAGGTAAAACTAAACGCCGACTCTCTTTTACCCGGCTACCTACCTACCTCAAATCTCTTTCAACTTTTtttgccgactcctttttcataAAAATGTGGTAAGACTGAGCGCCGACTCCTTTTCCAGACTACTAGCCTACCTCAAATCCCTTCTAACTTCGTTGCCGACTCCAACACCACACAGAGTCGTAGAGCATGTTTAGGGTCGCTCTCTCACTTGTGTTGTTTTAACTTCATAGTCAAAGTGGGGGAACCTTTTATTCACCGTCCCTCACCCGCTGCTTCAACTCTATAGCCAGGGTGGGGGGACCGCTTATTCAAAGTCCGTCGCCCACTTGCCCATTGCTAGCTGTTTCATCGTGATCTAATCGATAGAAGCACACAACTTTTTGTATCAATCCGTGCGGATGActccaatgttggttttatgactatgGGGACTAGTTAGTCGGCAAGACAACATAACTAATCGGAAGAgagaatataaataattgagAGGGGAAAATAGATAagacaaaatatttttaacgtGAAAATCGAAAGGTAAAAATCACGAGCCTTTTTCGGCAGTGCCAAACCAAAATTCACTATCTTCATAGGTAATTTTATACATGCTCCATTTAGATCTCTCCTCATATCTTCTTGTTAGAAAGTAGAAATTAGAAGTCCAACCCCTTGTTAGAAAGTAGCAATCGAGAACCCTCTTTTTTCCCTCTCACAATGTGACCCCGTGGCAGCTAGTCcaaagaaaggaaagaaaatgatttacaaatttaactTAGGCAACTGATGGTATATAAGAGTGACTGGTTGGATGAATCGGTCGGTAGGAAGGagaagccaataagcatcaatgtcctgaacattcaaggcCCATCCCGACCCCTCGGAGGTCGGTCGATCAGAAAGagaagccaataagcatcaatgtcctgaacattcaaggcCCATCCCGACCCCTCGGAGGTCGGTCGATCAGAAAGagaagccaataagcatcaatgtcctgaatATTCAAGACTCATCCCGACTCCTTTCGAGGTCGGTCGATCGGAAGGagaagccaataagcatcaatgtcctgaacattcaaggcCCATCCCGACCCCTCGGAGGTCGGTCGATCAGAAAGagaagccaataagcatcaatgtcctgaacattcaaggcCCATCCCGACCCCTCGGAGGTCGGTCGATCAGAAAGagaagccaataagcatcaatgtcctgaacattcaaggcCCATCCCGACCCCTCGGAGGTCGGTCGATCAGAAAGagaagccaataagcatcaatgtcctgaacaaGACCCATCCCGACTCCTTTCGAGGTCGGTCAACCGGAAGGAGAAGCCAATAAGCATtaatgtcctgaacattcaagaCTCATCCCGAATCCTTTGGAGGTCGGTCGATCAGAATGAGTTATTTGACTAGATACATGAAGCTCTCGGTCGATCGTCGACGGACCTCTGGGAAGACAATCCATAAAGACGAAGGCTTAAGATAATCAACGGATATTTATGTTCAAACGCCTATCATTATATGtatttaatgtattttatgagccATTACCTGCGGCATTAATTAGGAGATTTAATATGTAACCGTCCAAGTGCCTAAGATATATAGCTGTGCGGATCTTTTGAGAGGGGCAGATTGACAATAAAGGGAGAGACTAAGAGATTCAAGAGTTGATACTAAAATATACTTGTTGTTCTTGCaattttccggtagtgttggcccgccAGCCGATCGCCTAAAGATCGGGAAACCATCAGCAACCTTCATAAATTGAGTTTTGGACTCCTTCCATAGGCACGAGATTCCATTTCCTAAACTAAGAACAGAAATTGGGAGTGGGAAATATGGTATCAAATCTTCTAATATCTTTAGGGTGTCGATATGGATTCTCGCTTTGCAGTTGGCTATTGGGCCGTCCACAAAATCTCTTAAAACCCTAATACCATAAACCCCAAAACCTTAAACACCAAAACCCCCCTAAAccttaaccctaaaccctaaaccttgcaaaccctaaaccctaaaatcttaaaccttaaacctaaaccttaaaccttaACCTTAAACTTAACCTtacaccctaaaccctaaaaacctTAAACCTAACCCCAAAcgcaaaccctaaaccctaaaatctaAAACCTTAAATCCTAAACTCAAAACCCAAAACCTCTTAACCTCTACCCTAAACCTtgcaaccctaaaccctaaaatcttaaatcCTAAATGCTAAAatcttaaaaccctaaaccctaaaccctaaacaccCTAACCCATACACCTTGCAAAcactaaaccctaaccctaaaatcttaaacccCAAAACCCCCCAAAAccttaaccctaaaccctaaaccttaaatcCTATAcctaaaatcttaaaccctTAACCCTAAACGcaaaaccctaaaatcttaaaccTTAAATCCTAAACTCAAACCCCAAAACCTCTTAACCTCGCTCTACCCTAAACCTAaaaaccttaaaaccctaaaccctaaaatcttaaatcCTAAACCCAGTCTCGACCCTTGGAAGTGATGTTACTACGATGAGATGCCTACGAAAATAAGTTAGGCAAAAATCACACAACGAAGCTAAAGGGAACACTTGAGCTTTGTAgggaacttgtattgctttcacTCTTGGATTGTTACAAATGAGGCCCcttgaggggtatttatacctATTCCaccccctaaaccctaaattcaaaaccctaaactctAAATCTTAACctaaccctaaaaccctaaacccaaaaccTCTTAAACCTgccctaaaccttaaaccttaAACCTTAAACTCTAAGTCCTAAACCCTAAGCCCTAAACCTTAAAATCTTAAACCCCAAACCCTAAAGTCCATCCATTGGTGTTACGAACCTAAGCGTAGCTTTATGCCTCGCGCTAAGTCGCTAAGTGGTTGGGCTCTCGCATTGGTGACCTTGAGCCAACCTTTCCCTTGTCCAACGAAGACCGAGTCTTTTAGCTTCATCCTCGGTCCTGAAATTGTGTGTGAGTATCTACCAAACAACTACTTCGATGTACATTAGCCCCTTGGTCGAAGTCGTCAGCGTTGTTTGGGCTTTCAAGGTTGTGAGGACTTGGAGTGATCCCATCCTGCTCGGCTTCTCTTCCTCGTGAGTCTTAGGGGAACCAAGTTTTGGACAATCCATCATTCGGATGTGGCCCCTTACATACGTAACATGCCAGCTTCGACACGAAGgcattcttcttttcttcatacTCCCTTCGTGCGACGCTCTTATCCCCATTCTTGGTTGGTGACCTCCTTTGGTTGTCTCTCTTGGCTGTCATGCCACTCTCCCCTATCTATTATCAGACTCTTGTCTGTTCTCTTTGACGGTTGAATAGCAAAAGTTAGTCAAGGATGAATTAGATTGGTTTATGTAAGTGTTGCTTGCCGTGCAGTTCTTTGTATAATTTATAGTGGTTGCATATAAGgaatttcttttcaaaatttaattaaacttcatgctttgaattttttttcataagcaACTTTTGCTTTCTCACTTGATAAATTGCAGAAAATAGTATTTAGCTTTTCAAGCATATTACTTCTTATACTAACCACCATATAGCTCGGGGTATGTTATAGTATAGTGGTCTCATAGTTCAAGTGTAATCCTGTTCACGCGGTTAGAGTTGGGATGAATGCAGAGAAGAGCGGTGATGTTGGACGCATAATGATCGTTGCAACTACTGATGGGCAAACATATCACTAAAAAGATCTACTGATCTTGAAGCAATAGCCTCTTCTGATGCACCCAGACCCTCTGCTCAAGAGCTGAAGGTATACACTGATACtaatccttttaaaattttttcttaTGAGTTCACTTTTAGGAAGCGCTTTTTGAccataattcttttaaaaaattttctttttcaggGAAGTATTATTATTTGCCAAATGCTTCAGATGCTGTTATCTCTGCAACAACAAAGGATGCATTGGCTGCTAAAGAGCTCTTAAACCTTAAACTTGATTCTTAATTGTAGAGTGATAATGGTTCTAATACAAAAGGAGAACAAGGGTTAAAAAATGATTACTTTGAAATACtaccttttttaaaatttcgctTCAGGcctataaaatgtttggaccggccctaCCACTTACAATGGCATCAAAGTATGGGATTGAAAAGTTCAATAGGAACAATTTCTCATTATGAAAAATGAGAATAAAGCAGCTATCAGGAAAGATACTTGCGTAGCAGCAATTGGAGAAAGACCAGTCAATTTCACTAATGATGTGAGGTGGATAGAAATGGATAGCAACACTAATCTTCATTTAGCACTTGCTGATGAAGTTCCGTCAAGTGTGGTAGAGAAAAGTACCCCAAAAGAGATATATGATACTCTCATAAAGTTGTATGAGGCTAAATCACTGCACAGGTCTTTTGAAAAGGAAGCTATACACTCAGGATGATGGAGGCATCATCAGTAACTGAGCACATTAACACTCTCAATACTCTATTCTCACAACTCTTGGCGTTGAATTATAAAATAGAAGTGAAGGAACCTATTGAAATTTCACTCCAAAGTCTACCGAATTCAAATGATCAACTCATTATCAATCTAATCAACAACAATGAGGTACTTGCATACTCAAGATGGGATCAtcaaagtaaccaagggcgcgTTTATTGGGATGAAAGTTGAAAAGATAGTggtcaatatatacatacttaaaGGATAAACACAACTACAAGGAAAAAATCTATTGCATCAGACAATCTGGCAGACGAATAAACGATGATGTGACATAAAAAAACTTGGCCACATATCAGAATGATGTCTAAAGGTTCTTGCTGATCAACATCTTCTTCCAGGACTCAAAAAGGTTTCATTACCTTTTCGTGAGCATTATGTTATAAGTAAGCAGCATAGATTAAAGTTTGAGAGCTCTAAAGCAAGAAGCAAAGCTATCTTGGAGCTAATCTACTTTGATGATTGGCAAACACCAGTTATATCCCTAGGAGGTgcaaagtatttttttttatcattcatCGACGACTACTCCAGGAGATGTTGGGTGTATCCAATCAAGCGGAAGGCAGATCAAGCTGAGTCTTTAACTTCAAAAGTTCGACAATCAACTTTGGAGAGGAGACAACCAGCTTGGCACTCAGATTATTCTATGGAGGGAAATTTTGCATATTGTCTACTAATAGAATATGGTGAGCCGGGAAATTTTGCATATTGTCTACTAATAGAATATGGTGAGCCATTAACTTACCATTAGGCTATGAAAGGTCCAAATGCATCTTTATGGATGACAACGATGcaagaagaaattgaagatcTCCATAAGAATAAAACATGGGGACTTGTCCCGTTACCACAAGGAAGGCTATTGGAAATAAATGGGTCTATAAGATCAAACGATATAGCTATAATCAAGTGGAACGGTATCGTGATCAATTAGTTGTGAAAGAATTTGCAAAGAAAGAATGAGTTGATTTCAACGAGATATTTTTTTTCTGTTGTACGACTTACAACAATTAGAGCAGTCTTAGCGATGTGTGTTGTGCTTAACTTGTATCTTGAGCAGTTGGATGTGAAAATTGCATTTCTACATGGAGAACTTGAAGAAGAGATTTACATATGCACCAACCAAAAGGTtttgaagaaaaacaaaaagagaacTTGGTTTACAGGTTCAACAAATCTCTATACGCTCTCAAACAGGCGTCGCGAtgttggtataagagatttgattcATTCATTTTCAGTCTTGGATACCATAGATTTAATTAAGATCCTTGTGCATATTGGGCCCCAACAATGATCGTATAACATATATGAATGCTCAATTGGCTAGGTAATTTgaaatgaaggacttgggaccaacaaataaGATTCTAGGGATGGAAATCCACCGAGACAGAAATAATAGGAAGATGTGTAAGTTAATTTGTACCCATCTTTCTATTAATTTCAAGTTATCAtcaagtatgagtcctagcaaCGAAGCAGAGAGGATGGAAATGTTGAGTACCGTATGTATCAGCAGTGGACAGTTTAATGTTTGTTATGATCTgcacttgatagggaatattccTCAATTTTAACCTCCCTATACGTCTATGCTCTTGTTTTGTAGTCGGGTAGGGGTCAAGCGGTTCGGCTCAAAGTCAAAGTCAACATGTCAGCATTTGGACCTATATAAGGGCACTTGACCTTGGGTAAAGGGGCTATTTTTTCCCTCTTTTCTCTTTCATTCCCTCTCTGAACTCTTTCTCTACTAGACATTCTCTACACATTCAATTAAATAAGCTCCTTCAAGACAATTCCTCCCTTCACTTTTCTAGATTCATACGTACAAAACAATACATGAATTCTTCGAACAAATTAGTTCCATCAGCACTAGACCAGACATTGCACAAGTAGTAGGAGCGGTTAGTTGATACATGGCAAATACTAGTAAAGAGCATTGAGTGATGTGAAGAGGATCCCTAGATATATCAATGTACCTCAGATATTACATTGTGTTATGAAGGAtcaaatttcattattaaagGCTATGTTGATTCAGATTACGCAGGTAATCTTGATTATTGTAAATAATCCACCACGGGTTATGTGTTTACTCTTGTTGGCGGAGCAATAAGTTGTGTCTCGAAGTTGCAGTATGTTGTGGCAACTTCATCGACAGAAACAAAATACATAGTTGCTACTCAAGCTAGTAAAGAGGCTATATGGTTACaaatgctattggaggagctTGGACACAAAGTAGAGAAAATGACTCTTTGTGATAGTAAGAACGCTTTGTTTTTAACAAAGAATCCAACATTTTATTTCAAgacgaaacacatacgagtTCAATATCACTTTGTTCGTGAAAAGGTGGAAGAAGGAAGACTTTAAGTGGGAGGTTTGTGAAGAATAAAGTGAAATGTCGAGTATGTTTGCATTTAATAAGTTAGGTTTGTGAAGAATAAAGTCAAATAAGATGATGCAAATATTGACTTGAGTTTGTTATAAATAGGCAATCACTCTTCATTGTAAATTATTGCATCCCATTAGAGAGCAAAGCTTAGCATAGTAAATTAAGTATCTGAGAGATAGATAGTTATATTTGTAACTCTTTGTACTATCCTTTTGCCCATACAAAAAATTCTTCTTcaaaattatttcactttattAATGCTACTTTCACATTTTTTAGCTTAGTTACAAAGGTATACATTGCATTGTCTTTCACCCTGATTTTCCAAGCCCCACTAactattcttatgaatttcTCATGCTCTGCCCATACatttagaaaagagaaagacCCTATTCCCATCCTAACTTGAGGCTCAATTGCAACTACCAAAGGAGCATGGTCTAAAGTTGCTTGGTTCTCATGAAGcatgatatctactattttatacaataattcaccccttatttcaattgtatttcccttatcctagtgaaattgggaattgtgtgtgtgttatattgtccaagtgttgaattatctacaaggaactacAAAAGAggaattttggagcattttggacaagttctggaagaaaagggaatcacaaggaagaatacaagttggaaaagaattggaagctacctaatgggccaaggcccatctacctcctatatattctacctattctctacaattgaaggaggttcccttacagagttctgaaccctagttagTGTTagtttattctctttatattttcccagcatagtttagattagttttacattagattatttaatttcaagcttggaatcgtggattgaagttggatttattctttatcagttaagtttctcttcccttttatttcttgcaatgtttatggttatttattcttgctttgctgtgtttactcccatcatgcgggagtaattcgtttatgggtttggattaggggtccattgttaatcttgatattcgatttatgattaattgcataaagggattgaatcttttacatagggtttatgttgatttggggatttctttgcactagttattggtttgtggccagaattaattgctagtctagaagagggattcattacaacgacagttggatggagacctcgagccttaccaatttcaacctaatttttctgctatgaaagtagaggtaattttgggggcttacaatgcttaggtgcttaaggttatgattgatgcatcacgacagtggggcaatcttagcctaattctcttattgattacgaaagtagctgagtaggattcttttgtgcattgccgatatatcccttggttaattattctttccctaatcctgagtttgttagaatcATACTTTTATCATACTGTTTACAcattaatcaattgctttcttttacaccaCTCAATCTTTGTTGCTTGAATTCTAttaattcacatactctagtgcctggtaattcacacaattacgtgccatagccccaatcctcagcggaacgacattacaccctttttacactcatcatctGTGCTCATCAAAGCATATTGCAGTCTTTGCACAGAACCTGATGAGCACAAGGGAGGAAAGCAATTGAGGGTTCCTTAGTCAAGCATATAGTGAATTCCCATTCGCGTTTGACACCTCCCGAAGCTGCTGCCAGTTTTAGAGCAGAGATTTCTTCAATCAGCTTGCTCTTGCGTTCCTCGTACTGCAGCCTGTTGGCTGTTGCCTTTGCTCTCAAATTATCCTCCTCCGCTTTGACCTGACGCTTCCATTGTTCTCTTTTACTCCTTATGGACTCAAGCTTCTGGAGATTCTTTATCTTCTCCCTCTCTTATTGCTGCCGGAGAGCCTGAAATAGCCATGTTACATGAATAACTATACCGAACTAATTTGGAAACTAGCATAATCCCTGTGAAGAAGCTAAGCATACCTCAAACTCCCCTTCACGCTTTTTAGCTTTGTCTATTCGGGCCTGCAAGCTAGCTGATTCACCCTTCAGACCTGCAAGATATTCCTGCAGAGAGCTAGTCTCCCCCTCCAGTGTTTGACACTGTTTCAGTAACTCCTGCTCCCTCTCCACAGTTTCCTCCAGATTTACACAAGACTGTATACTTTTCATCAGTGAATCTGCAATCCCTTTCTTCAGCTTGGCACGTTCTGCCTCGAGCCTTTGGACAGCAGAATTACTCAGTCCCATCTGGGCATGAAAACCAGACAGTTCACCCTCCAACTCAGATTGCCTCTGCTTAACCTTCTCCTCCATTAATGCTTCAAAGTTGTGAGTCTCCTCTCTCTCTTGCCTTAACTTTTTCAGCTCAGTCTGCTCCTTGCTGAGCTTCTGAGCAGCCTCCCTGACCTTCACACTGGCCCAATCAGTCCAGCCTTCTAGCTCCTGCTGCAGAAGTTGCTTGCGCACCATCAACGTCACTATCCTTTCATCTTTCTCACTTATATGGACAGAAGACGGAATAGCAGAAGAGCCCGGGGCTTTCACAGTTGGCTTACTTTCTTGTTTCACCACTGCTACAGCCTTGGAGGTCACAGCAGGCAGTGAAGAAACAGAAACAACTCCACTACCTTTGTTCTTCTTCCCACCAGAAGAGCTAAGCTGAGAGATGAGTGGCTTGCCCATAGTCACATCAACTGAACAGTTCATTCTGGTTATAAACGCCCCTCTCCTCTTACCACCTTTGCTCCTCGTCTCAGCTCGATGTGCCTTCTGGCGAAGCCCTGATAATCCCTTTCTGCCAGCACCACTGGCTTTACTACTGCTACCTGCAGCAGAAGTTTTAGTTTTAGATTGCAATTACAACGGGTAAGAAATGAAAGAATGAATTGGAGATAGATATTCGAATAGCTAAATGGCTACATATATACCTCTTGGGGTGTCGTTTTCGCATTGGGAATGCTTGGAGGTGCCGCGGGAGAACAGGACTGGATTGGTGTTCACAATGCCATGTTCCACAGCCTCAAACACGTTGAGATCGCATATCAAAAGGAGCCACATTGCTTCTGCAACATTCAGGAATGGCTTCACCTCTTTAAGCACACACACCATTTCCAGCAGGATATAACTTGCCATTGGGTGAATCCGCATTCAACTATTTTGTTCATTACAGTGAGGGTGGCTTTCTTTATGTTTGGGATTAGGGCCTTCTCTAACTCTAATGCCATGGGGTCTTCCCATTCAGAGAGTGGTACGGTGTTGTTTCTTTTGGCCCCTCTTTCCCATCGGACTCATCTCATCTCTCATTCAACTCATCACAACTCCTTAACTCTGTGGAAGATGAAGATGGAAACTCCACCTTTGTCTTCCCCTTGCTATCATTCACACCGGGAAAAACCTCCTCATTCTTGCTGTCCCCACCACCTTCTTTTGCTCTTTCCTCCgccatttttaatttgttggaaaCAAGTTTTTAGCtgcaaatgcaccaacaaatgGTAAGATACACAATAAATAGACAACCAAAGAGGGGTAATTTGGTTGGAATATTATTGAAATCTGAATTAACTATTTAGTAATTGTAATGTGTATGTAGTAGATTTTTTATTTCGTAGTGTACACAAGTTTgaaacttatataaataaataaattcaccCATATATACAATGTATGTTTGAGACTTGAAAATTAAACAAGGaggaattttatttctttttcaattttttttcttcattattgtacgttatacaatttatttatcattgtcaaatttatgaaatttagtccatcaattaTTCTAAATGTTATCAATTCCATCTTTGACTATTTGTTaaactttcattttttattttattttacacaGTTCCCAATTTCCCTTCATTGCTAGGCAACCCATATGCATCATTAGCATTAGTTGACTTATTAATTTCATATGATTTTCACCCTTGCTTAGGGTTTAAAGAGTAGTGAAAATCATATGAAATAATTAGCCCATTGCAATTGATACTAACGATCGAGGAATAGGTATAAAAGTAAATTCAAAGTTGTGTGTGAAATTCCCTAAAAAAGATCAAAGAAAAATCATGAAACTAAAGAAAGTTTAAAGACAAGGTAattaactgagggactaaattggTGACACTTAGAAtaattgagggcctaattgtttaaaaattgaCTGAGGGACTAAATTGCATAGGAAAAATAGTACAGTGGAGGGACcaaaagtttgattttttcCTTTCAAGAAACAGAAGTGAGATTTTATACTAGAATAACTTTTTGCATTGCTTTATGATGAATCTCAATTCAAAGTGAAAAAACTAGTAAAACAAACGAGGTAATTGGATATAAATCTATTAGGAGAGTTCAAAACCCATAAACCAAACacccacaattttttttttaacaaaatcatATCTTTTCTCTtacaaaaagaaacaattttatttcaacCGATGACCAAGAAATTCAAAACACGTACATTCACTATACATTTAGAAAAGAAAGGGGTGCAACATAAGATCTAATTTGGGCagaacaaaaattttgaaaaattatataagaaaTATACACAAAGAAGACCACCATACCTTTGTGCTTTAATCCAAGTGCAGAACCAAAAAGTAGTCTTCTGCAACCAAAAGTAGAAAAAAGTTCACACaaaaaattcttatatatagtcaaatctaaatacaaaagcaataattttgaaataaggAATCAAAATCCAGAAGATTTTCTTGAAAATAGATCACCAAGAGAAATAGATAATAATCAAACATCAATgggataaataaaaaaaaatctagcaaAAAAGTTGAATATTTGACGAAAATGAGAACCTACAAAACACTGTTTTAGCAA contains these protein-coding regions:
- the LOC116015864 gene encoding putative E3 ubiquitin-protein ligase RF298: MAEERAKEGGGDSKNEEVFPGVNDSKGKTKVEFPSSSSTDYILLEMVCVLKEVKPFLNVAEAMWLLLICDLNVFEAVEHGIVNTNPVLFSRGTSKHSQCENDTPRGSSSKASGAGRKGLSGLRQKAHRAETRSKGGKRRGAFITRMNCSVDVTMGKPLISQLSSSGGKKNKGSGVVSVSSLPAVTSKAVAVVKQESKPTVKAPGSSAIPSSVHISEKDERIVTLMVRKQLLQQELEGWTDWASVKVREAAQKLSKEQTELKKLRQEREETHNFEALMEEKVKQRQSELEGELSGFHAQMGLSNSAVQRLEAERAKLKKGIADSLMKSIQSCVNLEETVEREQELLKQCQTLEGETSSLQEYLAGLKGESASLQARIDKAKKREGEFEREKIKNLQKLESIRSKREQWKRQVKAEEDNLRAKATANRLQYEERKSKLIEEISALKLAAASGGVKREWEFTICLTKEPSIAFLPCAHQVLCKDCNML